The Hordeum vulgare subsp. vulgare chromosome 4H, MorexV3_pseudomolecules_assembly, whole genome shotgun sequence genomic interval gtgtgggcatttctgaaatattggagccaaggaatccaaagtttatttgcaaaaatatttgcaacaagaaaataaagcattttggggaatttctgaaaaaacatttttttaaagtttttatttttgctttggaaaaatgttattcgggtagaggatatttttctgattttttggtatataatactctatattaaatatttgatttatttccttttatttcacttttgtttttctgtttcgaaaaacaTATAAATAGGAAAGTCTCTTTTTTTTAGGCAGCCGCCCGAGCGCTTAATagctgtgggccgccacccccacagcccggGATCCCAATCCCTTTAATTTCGGCCGCCCTACCCCCTCCGAGCCCCCTCCCACCCACTGCCgcctgggcccccctggccgacaCCCCTCTCCCCCCgcggtcgtctccctcctcccttTCCTAACCTCTGCCCGAACCCAACCCGTATCCCTGGAACTCGGGATCCTCTCggacccctctcccccttccttccccaagccCCTCTCGGCCTATAAATACCCCGCACCccggccgcaccccgttcccaccatCGCCTCGCCGAGCCGCCCACCCGAGCCCCTGCCGCAGCTGCGCCGGCGAGCAGCCCGAGCTCCACTTCGGCCGCACCTGGGGGCAGCCACCCCGAGCCTCCCTCGCTCCACCCGACGCCACCTCTCGCCGGAGAGAagtcgccgccacccccccccccccgtcccgtcgccacccccggagcccctcccctcgccggcgaccctcaACCCCGCCGGAGTTGCCCAGCCACTGCTACGGTGAGGCCCTcctcctgttttttttcttttcttggttagcccttagatctatattctacagtgtagattagagtaggataccccttcggtttagatcagaaaaacgcgctggtttttatttcacttaagcaGTTAGCCAGAGCTTTTAGTTAGGTTTCGACCGTTTGTTTATAAGCCTCGCAGCAAACATCCCTTAGCCTATCgtagcgcgccacgtataccccccctgtctgttagcaaattagttcttttctgtctagttgcaaaaacagaaaagtttctgttttgttttggccataacttttgatcccgaagtccaatgatattgattcttgttccagtagactccaatgtttctgtagttttttaaaaacatataatttgtctatgtttgaaatttgcaaatataagttagatcagatttagtttaaaccttgttttgcctattccaggagtttaaaaaatgattttgagttgattctttttgctactgcttcctagtgattatatcttactgtggtagaagtttcaaaaattttaaagtatttttactggtgtttttaacagaaacaagtttctgccttagtaacgcgtgttgaagtcttttacttaggccttagaaaatccttacttgtgatgttatttttacttgttgcttgattgtagtgcttatggtgtgttttttgtttgtatcggtagatcatttggagtgcgaagcgtgttacttagaagcgctcgatcaagacaactatcatcaaggcaagtcattttgatcatgttaattttcctatgttttcgatgcatggtagttcacctttctttgcccaattgcatgctgcctaggtacttggaaattttagtgtagtttgtagtatcatgtggtaggcacacaacaaccctgatacttggccccgggacgataatttcttattgctatgcttgagtagacgggttttcggttgagtgcataacacgagtgatgtgaggttgattaaataatcaagaccggttaagacaagattttcaagacctcggacgcaatgcaactctgggtgaaggacggttgatcggctccctggagaacccagtggattcccgggatgctggagaggccatgacatcctgcggaaagcttcacccaggctcgaagagacggacggagacttcaagactcaaggcttacctgcacagccacaagtcattatgggctctggcttggttggacaacgcggcgactctggacaggcggtgctagcagatgtagaagaacggtaggaatggatgggcaccgacagggattcagagggacccgttgaaagaccatgttttgatcatccggtcttcaaacaccctgtagtgcgaggaaaaacacggaggcgatcaaatcttgtggggaacgtgtgcaaaactctgcagagtgcccaacctaatcgattagccgtgtccacggtcatggacgacttgagccgaaggcattgaaattcccctgaactctcgacacaacttaataatgatgtgggtgttaacaactattcgggtacgagaattggttggcggaaccatctcgttaacaacaaacaatgtagtaatattttgcttccaacccctcttgttgtaggataaaactggctttatgcaaaactcatagccccaccggccaaatatgcatgtagagatagttgattattattttacccctctctttgatgacttgccgacatattccatatgctgacctacacggctgcaatgtatcatgttgcagagtacttttccgaccaggggtgaggctacgttctacgctcagcgacatgcccttggagtcgtatggactcgtctacctgatgcttccgctagtcttcgttagatatctcatgagatggccttcagccactttattgtaatcctttattttaataaagtactctttatgagatttcgattaataaagctgtgtgattgaactcttgaatatatacattatgtactgagtgtgtaccagcatgatcttgggatggtacggaaacaccagaggcttgactcatcttgagtcgggtcgctacaataaaATTACCTTATCAACCATTATATTTGTCGTAAGACCCTTATTTTTCATACATCCAGCTTATTCTGGTAACACAGATAACCACGCCGTACTAACATGCTAACTGCACGCGTACCCAAAAAAATACCCACCCCACCCTAGCTCCAACCCACACGATCCAACTCCCACCCTCCCTTCATCCACAACGTCGCAACCACCCCCAAACCAGCGACCTCCTCGCCCCCAACGGCGTGCCAGCACCACCACCTGCCACCGCGCCGCCCACCACCTCCCGCCGGAGCCCCGCCCCACCTCAGAGTTAATTGCAAAAGACTACCACAATTCGGGCCGTATTCACAAGTTGGTGCCATCTTTCAATTTTTTTGCAAATACGTACCAAGATACATGCCGTATTTTGCAGATCCTGTATTTCTACGTATAGATGCTCTTTCTGACACATATGACCCACCGGTCTGTCTCTTACAGGGAAAACCGGCCCGGACCGCTTCGATCCGGGAAAAACCGACTCTCTCTCTCCGTATGGACATGCATAAAAAAACCCTCCAGACCGAGCCCACCATGCTCCTCCACCCCGCTTCCCCCTCATCGCACCACCGCCACACCCCGAACCAACCCTGCTCCTCCACCCCGCCTCCCCCTCACCGCCACCATTGCCAGACCCCGCCGGCCACTCCCTGCACCCCACCGCAACCACCAGCACCACCCCTCCCTcctccgcccccgcccccgcctccTCACCGTCCACGGCGTCGCCGACGCTGCGTGACGGTTCCGTTCGCCAGTCGGACCGTCCGATCCGCGCGCTGCGTGCGCCGGCGTCCCGCGCCACCGTGCGGCGTAGGCTCTCCTGGCCCGTGGCCACCATGTCCCTACGCACGTGCTCCTGGAGCGCGCAGCGTGAACCACTCCAGGTCGTCGTCGAACCGCGCGGAGAGGGAGTGGCCCGTCGAGTGCGCGCGCGAGAACGGCCGCCGCGACCGTGACCGCGACCGCACCGCGCGCCGCATGCTGCCGATCCGCTCCAGCTCCGCTGCTTCCCTCATTCTCTCCTcatgctcctcgccgtcgccctcGCGGTTCATGTCGATGGCCACCTCCGGCGCCCGCTGCTACTCCCTGCCGGTGTCGTCCGCTTCGGCCGCCGCCGTGGCTGCTGGCTCCTCCGGGGCGAGGCTGCAGCGGCAGACGGGGCAGGTGACGTGGCCGGCGAGCCACTCCCTGATGCAGTCCGGGTGGAACGTGTGGCTGCAATTGGGGAGGAGGCGGAGCTGGTCCCCGTCCTCGAACTCGCTGAGGCAGACGACGCACTCGAGCACGGCCGTGCCGTCCTCGCCCTTGTCTCCCGCTTCCTTCTCCCGGAGCGCCCTCGCCTCGGCGTAGGTCATGGCGGGGAAGGAGGCGACCACCTCCGGGTCGAGCCCCCGCGGCCGGGCCTGCAACTGCTGCTCCTGCCGCGACAGCACGAGGAAGGCCGCAGCCGGGATGGTGGGGGAGTTCCCGCGGCCGCACTGGCGGATGTAGATGGAGAAGAAgccgatgaagaagaaggtgGCGATGAGCGCCACGAGGAGCACCACCATGGGCGCGCTGAAGCTGGGCGGCTTCCTCGCGCCGTACACGACCCCTCTCCTGCCGTCGCTCGTCCTGTCCCACTCGTCGTCGTCCGCCCGAGCGACCGCGCCGGCCGCGAGGAGGAGCGCCGCGAGCAGCAccgcatggcggcaagacggcggCGTCGGTATCGCCATAGGCGCGTTtctcggtgccgcgggcgcgcgcTGGTGTATATAAAAACGAACGagtgaaggaaggaaggaagcagGTCCGGGCCGTTTATTTTTTGCAAGAGTCGGTTTTCCCCGGATAAAAGCGGTCCGGGCCGGTTTTCTTTAAGAAGACTGACCGGTGGGCCATATCTGTCAAAAAGAGCATCTATACGTAGAAATACAGGATCTGCCAAATACGGCGTGTATCTTGGTACGTATTTGCAAAAAAATTAAAAGATGGCACCAACTTGTGAATACGGCCCGAATTGTGGTAGTTTTTTGCAATTAACTCTGAGGTGGGGCGGGGCTCCGGCGGGAGGTGGTGGGCGGCGCGGTGGCAGGTGGTGGTGCTGGCACGCCGTTGGGGGCGAGGAGGTCGCTGGTTTGGGGGTGGTTGCGACGTTGTTCCCCTCGCCCACCCACTCCCTCCCCTATGTACCTTCTTCACCGTGGCGCACACTCCCTCCCCACTCCTCTCGCCGCCACGTCCTGGCAACCACCTCACTCACTCCCTCCTGGCAACCACCTCCCTCCCTGCCTCCCGCAACCACCTCCACCCCACCACCTCGACCAGATCCAAACCTCCGAGCGTCGAATGATCGCGCCCTACCCAGCGCCCCCAGCCACGAAGAACTCCCATGTCCGGGGATCCATGCCACCGCCGATGATGGCCAGCTCCGCTGTGCGCGCGACCATCGTGCGACCTCGCCCTCCTCGCCGGATCCGTACCCCAGGCCATGGCTCAACCTCCCACTTCGCTGACCACTGTTCGTTACCACTGTTCGTTACCACCGCCGGAACCGCCCTTCCAACCTCCGGATCCGCCGCAGCCTGCCTTGCCCTCGTCGCCCTGCGTCGATCCCGCAGCGGGGCTCGTTGGCCCCTTGCAGTCCACTGCGTGGGTGCACGCAGCACGcgagcaccccctccccctcgcaGTCCCATGTGTGGGTGCCCTGTCCAACCGGAGCAGGATGCACCTGCCGGCGGCGAGCTGCGAAGGATGAGGTCGACGAGTGCGAGGATCCGCGTCACTGCAGCAGACGAGGACCGACCATGGGCTCACCTCCTTTGACTCGCCAAATCTTCCCTCTGGTGTCACGAGCTCGGCTAACCCCGTGGATGATGGTGTACAGGCATTCAGTTCAGCGGGGCACACCATGCAGCTCGGGCAGCATGCTCGGGCGATTCGGTCGTGCTTGTGAATGTAGTGCACCTGCAGCTCGAGATCCCTTGATTGCAGGATGTGCTTGTG includes:
- the LOC123446219 gene encoding formin-like protein 6 yields the protein MYLLHRGAHSLPTPLAATSWQPPHSLPPGNHLPPCLPQPPPPHHLDQIQTSERRMIAPYPAPPATKNSHVRGSMPPPMMASSAVRATIVRPRPPRRIRTPGHGSTSHFADHCSLPLFVTTAGTALPTSGSAAACLALVALRRSRSGARWPLAVHCVGARSTRAPPPPRSPMCGCPVQPEQDAPAGGELRRMRSTSARIRVTAADEDRPWAHLL